In a genomic window of Urocitellus parryii isolate mUroPar1 chromosome 2, mUroPar1.hap1, whole genome shotgun sequence:
- the LOC113198374 gene encoding olfactory receptor 5H8-like has translation MEKDNATLLTEFVLTGLPHHQEWQIPLFLFFLVIYLITMVGNLGLISLIWKDAHLHIPMYFFLGNLAFVDAWISSTVTPNMLVNMLVKSKMISLTECKIQFFSFAVSITTECFLLAAMAYDRYAAICHPLHYPVIMTNRLCIHLVVLSFVGGVLHAILHESFLLKLTFCNSNTIHHFYCDIVALLKICCTDSSINYLLIFIFSGSVQVFSIVTILISYTFVLFTILKKKSEKGVRKAFSTCGAHLFSVTLYYVPLLFMYVHPASSQANDKDMIFSVFYMVIIPVLNPIIYSLRNKQVIDSLTKTLKGNVQILC, from the coding sequence ATGGAAAAGGACAATGCAACTTTGCTGACAGAGTTTGTTCTCACGGGACTCCCTCATCATCAAGAGTGGCAAATCCCCCTGTTCCTGTTTTTCCTTGTGATATACCTCATCACCATGGTGGGGAACCTTGGTCTAATTTCTCTGATCTGGAAGGATGCTCACCTCCACATCCCCATGTACTTTTTTCTTGGTAATTTAGCCTTTGTGGATGCTTGGATATCATCCACAGTGACCCCAAATATGCTGGTCAATATGTTAGTCAAGAGCAAAATGATCTCTCTCACCGAATGCAAGATTCAGTTCTTTTCCTTTGCAGTCAGTATAACCACAGAATGTTTTCTCCTGGCGGCAATGGCTTATGATCGATATGCAGCCATATGCCACCCTTTACATTATCCAGTTATTATGACCAATAGACTATGCATACATCTAGTAGTTTTGTCATTTGTAGGTGGAGTTCTTCATGCCATACTTCATGAAAGTTTTTTATTGAAATTGACCTTCTGTAATTCCAACACAATACATCACTTTTACTGTGATATTGTAGCATTGCTAAAGATCTGCTGTACTGATTCTTCTATTAATTacctattaatttttattttctctggttcAGTTCAAGTTTTCAGCATTGTGACAATACTCATCTCTTATACGTTTGTTctctttacaattttaaaaaagaagtctgaGAAGGGTGTAAgaaaagccttctccacctgtggagCCCATCTCTTTTCTGTAACTTTATACTATGTCCCCCTTCTCTTCATGTATGTACATCCCGCATCTTCACAAGCAAATGATAAAGATATGATCTTTTCTGTCTTTTACATGGTTATAATTCCTGTGTTAAATCCCATTATCTATAGCCTAAGAAACAAGCAAGTCATAGATTCACTGACAAAAACCTTAAAGGGAAATGTTCAGATCTTATGCTAG